The Phragmitibacter flavus genome has a segment encoding these proteins:
- a CDS encoding type II toxin-antitoxin system death-on-curing family toxin, whose amino-acid sequence MSAEFTGCLHLSVEMVSEIHEVAIARFGGSQGLRDRALLESAVAAPQAEFGGQSPYTDLIDMAAAYLFFLCSNHPFVDGNKRAALGACLVFLKLNGFRPKPDSVDWENLTLAVAAGALSREEVTVKLRELVLD is encoded by the coding sequence ATGAGTGCGGAGTTTACAGGATGTCTTCACTTGTCAGTGGAGATGGTTTCGGAGATTCACGAGGTGGCGATCGCCCGTTTTGGTGGATCGCAGGGCCTGCGGGATCGTGCGTTGCTGGAGTCGGCGGTGGCAGCGCCGCAGGCCGAATTCGGGGGTCAATCTCCTTACACAGATTTGATCGACATGGCGGCCGCTTATCTCTTTTTTCTGTGCAGCAACCATCCCTTCGTTGATGGAAACAAGCGCGCGGCATTGGGTGCCTGCTTGGTATTTCTTAAACTGAATGGATTTCGCCCCAAGCCCGACAGCGTGGATTGGGAAAACCTGACTTTGGCCGTTGCGGCAGGCGCTTTGAGCCGCGAGGAGGTGACGGTGAAGTTGCGTGAGCTGGTGCTGGACTGA
- a CDS encoding AbrB/MazE/SpoVT family DNA-binding domain-containing protein — protein sequence MIKTITKVGNSHGIIFDSALLQLARLKPGDEVNVEVHAGGTITIASIRKQPSASEVSSLIQETMTEYATTMKKLS from the coding sequence ATGATCAAGACCATCACCAAAGTCGGCAATTCCCATGGAATCATTTTTGATTCGGCCTTGTTGCAACTGGCGCGATTGAAGCCCGGGGATGAAGTGAATGTGGAGGTTCACGCGGGGGGGACGATTACGATTGCCAGCATCCGGAAACAGCCGAGCGCGAGCGAGGTGAGTTCGCTCATCCAAGAAACGATGACGGAGTATGCCACGACCATGAAGAAACTCTCATGA
- the scpB gene encoding SMC-Scp complex subunit ScpB, translating into MQLTAIVEALLFATQDPLSVTDIGRAIRETVREAKEHATESSTPLDEEKAALEALTDEQVLAALEELVRHYDEDNRSFTIVQRSTGWRLCAKGEFGEWCRALYPGKKPSRLSGPALETLAIISYRQPITKSAIEAVRGVSVDAMVQQLLDRNLVRIEGRADLPGRPLLYATTDLFLDHFGIRHLDDLPNAAELRRVKLPTPEDVANQSADAPAAPAEQEGTLLLDGMEPSPASEA; encoded by the coding sequence ATGCAACTGACCGCCATCGTTGAAGCCCTCCTCTTCGCCACCCAGGATCCCCTGTCGGTGACGGATATTGGACGTGCCATCCGCGAGACCGTGCGCGAAGCCAAGGAGCACGCCACCGAGAGCAGCACTCCGCTCGACGAAGAAAAAGCTGCGCTCGAAGCCCTCACCGACGAGCAGGTTCTGGCTGCCCTCGAAGAACTCGTCCGGCATTACGACGAAGACAACCGCTCCTTCACCATCGTGCAACGCAGCACTGGCTGGCGACTCTGTGCCAAAGGCGAATTCGGCGAATGGTGCCGCGCGCTCTATCCCGGCAAAAAACCTTCCCGGCTCAGCGGTCCTGCCCTCGAAACCCTGGCCATCATTTCCTACCGGCAGCCGATCACCAAATCTGCCATTGAAGCCGTCCGCGGCGTGTCGGTCGACGCCATGGTGCAGCAACTGCTCGACCGCAATCTTGTCCGAATTGAAGGCCGCGCCGATCTTCCCGGCCGACCACTCCTCTACGCCACCACTGATCTTTTCCTCGATCACTTCGGCATCCGCCATCTCGACGACCTCCCCAACGCCGCTGAATTGCGCCGCGTCAAACTCCCCACGCCGGAGGACGTTGCCAATCAATCCGCCGATGCTCCCGCCGCTCCCGCAGAACAGGAAGGCACCCTCCTTCTCGACGGCATGGAACCTTCTCCTGCCAGCGAGGCTTGA